The Pyxidicoccus trucidator genome segment ACACCCCGGTCCGCTCCAAGGAGGCGAGCGCGGCGTTCCAGCCGATGGCCCCCAGCGCGAGCAGCACCCGGGCGGGCAGCAGGGCCATCTCCCGGTCCAGGAACGGAGCGCAGCGGGCCAGCTCCTCGGGCAGGGGCTTGTTGTCCGGCGGAGCGCAGCGGGCCGCGGCCACGATGAAGGCGTCCTTCAAGGTGAGCCCGTCGTCCCGGTGCTCGCTCCTTGGCTGGTTGGCGAACCCGGCGCGGTGCAGCCCGGCGAACAGGAAGTCCCCCGAGCGGTCCCCGGTGAACATCCTCCCCGTCCGGTTGGCCCCATGCGCCGCCGGCGCCAGCCCCACGATGACCAGCCGTGCCCAGGGGTCGCCAAAGCCCGGCACCGGCCGCCCCCAGTAGTTCCAGTCGCGGTAGGCCCGGCGCTTCACCCGGGCCACCTCCTCGCGCCACTCCACCAGTCGCGGACAGGCCGTGCACGCGACAATCTCCCTGTGCAGCTTCTCCAGCTTCGTCACTCCGGGCTCCCGTGGCCTCCTGCCCTCCGCCTCACGGTGGGGGGGCCGTCCCCGTATATAGCGACGTGCGCCGGTAGCGCTGCACCACCACGCGCAGCACCACCTTGAGGATGGCCGCCACCGGCACCGCCAGGAGGATGCCCACGAAGCCGAACAGCTCGCCGAACGCGAGGATGGCGATGATGACGGCCACCGGCGCCAGGCCCACCTTCTCCCCGACGATGCGCGGGGTGATGACGAGCCCCTCCAGCAGCTGCCCGATGACGAAGGTGCCCGCCACCACCGCGAGCTGCCAGGGCCCCTGCCACGACAGCGCCAACCCCACCAGCGACAGCAGGATGCCCACGCCCGTGCCCAGGTACGGCACCATGTTGCCAAAGCCGGCAATCACGCCGATGACGATGGCCATGTCGATACGCCCGGCCGACAGCCCGGCCGCGTAGATGACCGACAGCACCGCGCCCACGGTGAGCTGCCCGCGCACGAAGGCGGAGAGCACCTCGTCCACCTCCGCGAAGCGACGGGCCACCAGCGCCACGGTGCGCCGGGGCAGCAGGTCCTTCACCATGCTCGTCAGCCGCGGGTAATCCTGCAGGAAGAAGAAGGCCAGCACCGGCACCACCGAGAGGCCCAGCAGCGTGGCCACGAAGCGCGCCGTGTTGCCCGCGAAGCTGGCGAGGATCTTCGCCGCCGCGGGGCCCGCGCTCTGCGCCAGGTCCGACGCCTGCTGCCCCAGCTCCGCGGTGCGCTGTCGCACCAGGTCCGGCAGCGAGCGGCCCACGAGCGCCTCCACGCGGGGCACCACCTGCGTGCTCCCCCGGCGGAAGAAGTCCGGCAGCTTCGCCGCCTCCTCGCGGAACACCGGCACCAGGTACAGCACCGCCCCCGCCATCAGCAGCGTGCCGCCGACGAAGACGATGGTCGTCCCCCACGTCCGGTCCAGCCCCCGCTTCTCCAGGGCCGTCACCAGGGGGTTGAAGATGTAGGCCCCCGCCAGCGCCAGCAGCACCGGCACCGCCACCCCGCCGAACACGGAGAGCAGCGCGAACACCAACCCCAGCGAGCCCACCATCACCGCGGACCACCACAGGTCGATGCGCCGCGCTTCCACCTCGGACAGCCCGACCTCCGCCAGCGGTGGCGGGTCGGCAGGGCCTCTCAGCGGTGGAGCGCTTGACGGCCCGGTCGCTCCCGGGACGGCGGCGGACGCCTTCGGGGTCGCGACCGCGTGGAGCACCGGGGCGGGCGGAGCGGAAGCGCTGGCGGCGGGGGCTACCGCGGCGCGGGCACTGGGTTTCCTGCGGCGTCCGATGGCGTTCTCCTCTTCTGATCCGGGCTACGGCCTCTTCAAGCCGCGATTGCTCTGGATGAAAGCACCGAATGCGTCGTCGCGTCGCTTCGTGTCCAGGTCCGTCACCGGGCCTACTCGCTCGCCGACCTCGATCTGCTTGTTCTTCCGCAGGTCGCGGACGATTTCCTCCCACTCCTCCACCGTGACTTCCCGGGGGCCGGGGACCTCCTTGCGCTCGCCGGGCCTGGGCGCCGTCACTGGGGGGGCCTTGGCCTTCGGCACGCGAACCGCCACCTTCACCAGCCCCGAATACACCTGCACCACGGTGCTCGGCGAGAGCGCGCCGGAGCTGACGGGCGGCGCCACGTCCACGCGCAGGGTGGTGCCTCGCACGCCCGCCACCGCCCGGTCCGTCTTCACCTCGAACTTCGCCTCCGAGCCGGACAGCGCCTTCTTCACCTCCGCCCACACCTTGCCCAGCTTGAGGTAGCCCACGAAGCCCTTGCGCTCCTGGCCCGCGAACTCCGCCTCGGTGATGACCAGGTGGCTGTCCGCGCTCAGCAGCAACACGCTGCCGTCATTGAGGAGCAGCTTCACGCCGGACTCCGACTCCACCTCCAGCGTGTCCTTCTGTTCGATTTCCACGTCGGGCGTGAGCGGCTGCCGCTCGGCGCCCTCGGGGGTGCGCCAGGCCGTCCCCTGCACCGTCACCACGCGGCCCACCGCCGCCGCCGCGAGCCCCGGCGCGCACAGCAGCACCAGCGCCGCCACCACCGCCGTCGGAAACCACCTGTCCCGTCGCATCACGGAGCACCTCCGCCAGGGGCCACCGCGGACCGGAGCTGGATGGTCAGCCTCGCCCGGGCTCCGCTGGGCTCGTAGTACGTCGTGTACGGCCAGAAGCCCTGCTTCTTCACTTCGATTTGGTGCAGCCCCGCGCCAACCCGGAGCGACTTCGGCGAGCCCGTGAAGTCGCTGCACAGCCCTTGGAGGACGCCGTCCAGGTACACCTCCGCGTCCTCCGGCTCGCAGCGCAGCGCCAGGTTCCCGCTCGGCGTCTCGGCACCCGCCATCAGCGCGCGCGCCTTCGCCACGGACTCCGGCTCCTGGCGTCCCGCACACCCGGACGCCGCTACCGCCACCGCCAGCCAGACTGCCCTCATCAGCGAGCCAACGTCAGCTCGACGGTGTTGCTCGTCACACCCGTCACACTGGCCTTCGTCGCGGCCTTCGCGCCGAACGCCTCCGTCAGCTTCTGCTGGAAGCCCGCTTCACCCAGCGCCTCGGCCAGCGCCTCCGTGCTGCCCAGGTAGCGCAGGTCGAACTGAATCTGGCCCTTCTGGAAGTTGCCCTGCTTCACGTCGCTGACGCCGGTGAGGGTCCGCGACAGCACGTCCTTGAACGCCTTCACCGCCTTGAAGTCCGCCAGCCCCTGCACCGTCATCACCACCGAGGTGCCGCGCTGCTCGGACTGGGCGAGGTAGTCGACCACCGCCTGGCGCACGCCAGCGACGACCTTCTTCCCCCGGTACTGCGCAATCTCCGTCGCGGTGTGCTGGTACGACACGAGGGGACTCACCTTCGTGCCCCGGCCCTCCACCCCGCTGTCGAACTTGTCCGCCATCCGGGTGAGCTGCGTCCCCGAGTCCGTCGCGAAGACCGCCAGCTCCCAGCTGCCCGTCACCGCGTAGTAGTGGCCGTAGCCCGTCAACGCCGCGCCCGGGGTCTGCGTCATCTTCTGCTGCTGGAACGTCACGGTGCCGTAGATGACGTAGTCCGCCTCCGTCAGCTTCTGGATGACCTTCGTGTCCGGAGTGGTCAACGAGACGCCCGGGGCCACCTCCAGCTTCCCGGAAGCGAAGGACGGGTCGATGATCCGCCAGCCATCCTTCTGGAACGTCTGGGTGAGCACCTGCGACAACACGCCACTGCTGACGATGACGTTGTCCGGGCTGATGGCCTGCTCGTTCAGGACGATGAGCAGCCGGCTGTTGCTCATGCGCTGGATCAGCGCCTGTACGGCCCGCAGGTCCTTGTCGAGCTCGGCAGTGCCCACCTCGGCGCGGACCTTCACCTTCACCACCCCGCCCTCCTCCTTGCGCTCCAGCACCTCGTGCGTCCGCACGTAGCCGGCGCTCTGGGTGAAGATGCGGTCACTCAGGAGCTGGCTGTTGGCCGTGAGCGTGTCCGAGGACACCAGCACCCCGGCCACCTGCTCCACCGCCTCGCGAAGGGCAGCGCGCTTCGCCTCGGAGAAGGCCCTGTCCCGGTTGCCGTCGACGATGGCCGCCTCACCCTGGACTTCCTTCGTCACGGTGGCGGGCTGCGGGGCCGCGGCGAGCGTCACCGACGCCAGCAGCAGGGACAGCGCGGTCAGCTTCAAGGACATGGGCGGACCCTCCTGGAGGGCTACTGGGTGACGATGACGACCCGGCCCTCGGCCAGGAAGCGCGTGTTGACCTCGCCCAGCGCCTTCGCGTCGTCCGAGGCGAGCACCAGGTCCGAGCCCTTCAGCCCCGTGGCCTTCACCACCAGCGGCTTCTCACCCACGAGCGTGGCCTTCTTCGCCGCCT includes the following:
- a CDS encoding FecR family protein → MRRDRWFPTAVVAALVLLCAPGLAAAAVGRVVTVQGTAWRTPEGAERQPLTPDVEIEQKDTLEVESESGVKLLLNDGSVLLLSADSHLVITEAEFAGQERKGFVGYLKLGKVWAEVKKALSGSEAKFEVKTDRAVAGVRGTTLRVDVAPPVSSGALSPSTVVQVYSGLVKVAVRVPKAKAPPVTAPRPGERKEVPGPREVTVEEWEEIVRDLRKNKQIEVGERVGPVTDLDTKRRDDAFGAFIQSNRGLKRP
- a CDS encoding AI-2E family transporter, whose protein sequence is MAEVGLSEVEARRIDLWWSAVMVGSLGLVFALLSVFGGVAVPVLLALAGAYIFNPLVTALEKRGLDRTWGTTIVFVGGTLLMAGAVLYLVPVFREEAAKLPDFFRRGSTQVVPRVEALVGRSLPDLVRQRTAELGQQASDLAQSAGPAAAKILASFAGNTARFVATLLGLSVVPVLAFFFLQDYPRLTSMVKDLLPRRTVALVARRFAEVDEVLSAFVRGQLTVGAVLSVIYAAGLSAGRIDMAIVIGVIAGFGNMVPYLGTGVGILLSLVGLALSWQGPWQLAVVAGTFVIGQLLEGLVITPRIVGEKVGLAPVAVIIAILAFGELFGFVGILLAVPVAAILKVVLRVVVQRYRRTSLYTGTAPPP
- a CDS encoding flagellar assembly protein T N-terminal domain-containing protein; protein product: MSLKLTALSLLLASVTLAAAPQPATVTKEVQGEAAIVDGNRDRAFSEAKRAALREAVEQVAGVLVSSDTLTANSQLLSDRIFTQSAGYVRTHEVLERKEEGGVVKVKVRAEVGTAELDKDLRAVQALIQRMSNSRLLIVLNEQAISPDNVIVSSGVLSQVLTQTFQKDGWRIIDPSFASGKLEVAPGVSLTTPDTKVIQKLTEADYVIYGTVTFQQQKMTQTPGAALTGYGHYYAVTGSWELAVFATDSGTQLTRMADKFDSGVEGRGTKVSPLVSYQHTATEIAQYRGKKVVAGVRQAVVDYLAQSEQRGTSVVMTVQGLADFKAVKAFKDVLSRTLTGVSDVKQGNFQKGQIQFDLRYLGSTEALAEALGEAGFQQKLTEAFGAKAATKASVTGVTSNTVELTLAR
- a CDS encoding uracil-DNA glycosylase — its product is MTKLEKLHREIVACTACPRLVEWREEVARVKRRAYRDWNYWGRPVPGFGDPWARLVIVGLAPAAHGANRTGRMFTGDRSGDFLFAGLHRAGFANQPRSEHRDDGLTLKDAFIVAAARCAPPDNKPLPEELARCAPFLDREMALLPARVLLALGAIGWNAALASLERTGVSLGSPRPAFGHGAEVALPGGRTLMGCYHVSQQNTQTGRLTPAMFDAVMNRVHALLDGKT
- a CDS encoding PEGA domain-containing protein, whose product is MRAVWLAVAVAASGCAGRQEPESVAKARALMAGAETPSGNLALRCEPEDAEVYLDGVLQGLCSDFTGSPKSLRVGAGLHQIEVKKQGFWPYTTYYEPSGARARLTIQLRSAVAPGGGAP